From one Tachysurus vachellii isolate PV-2020 chromosome 23, HZAU_Pvac_v1, whole genome shotgun sequence genomic stretch:
- the bbox1 gene encoding gamma-butyrobetaine dioxygenase, with protein MFSSLARCASKAALHVLKGASRPSKIAKVPCFWHQTLAAVPLPTVGGSAVVRHAQVLDRKRLLQLEWDDGSYSFYPFTWLRDNCQCPLCMLQSAQARSLLLTDLDVHTGMDHVQITENNKVSVIWPDQHSSEFEPEWLKKRCFSSEARQARQEELFLNEREFWDSGLRIPMADFEEVLNDDKAALAWLTALRRVGIVYLKGAPAEQGQVARLGQRIGYLRLTFYGHTWQVQDKPMANNVAYTSGKLSLHTDYPALHHPPGVQFLHCLQQAEHGGESEVVDGFHMAELLRRENPEAFNTLSSLYIDYTDIGSDYCDFSVQSKNRIIDVDSDGRVVRINYNNATRDSVLDLPLDQVQPFYSSLKSFVELMNQPENLVTYRMEPGDLVTFDNWRLLHGRRFYTSGGRTLRHLEGAYLNWDEVMSRLRILRKTVNGDR; from the exons ATGTTCTCTAGTCTGGCTCGCTGTGCCTCCAAAGCGGCTCTGCATGTGCTGAAAGGAGCTAGTCGTCCCTCCAAGATAGCAAAAGTGCCTTGTTTTTGGCATCAGACACTGGCAGCGGTTCCACTACCCACTGTTGGAGGGAGTGCAGTGGTTAGACATGCTCAAGTACTAGACCGAAAGAGGCTTCTGCAGCTGGAGTGGGATGATGGTAGCTatagtttttatccatttacctGGCTCAGGGATAACTGCCAGTGCCCTCTGTGCATGCTGCAGTCAGCACAAGCACGGAGTCTCCTCCTCACTGACCTGGATGTGCATACTGGAATGGACCACGTGCAAATAACTGAGAATAACAAG GTCTCTGTCATATGGCCAGATCAACACAGCAGTGAGTTTGAACCTGAGTGGTTAAAGAAAAGATGCTTCTCATCCGAGGCAAGACAAGCGCGGCAGGAGGAACTGTTTCTAAATG AGCGTGAATTCTGGGACTCTGGTCTGCGGATTCCCATGGCAGATTTTGAGGAGGTTCTCAATGATGATAAGGCTGCTCTGGCCTGGCTGACAGCCCTAAGGCGTGTCGGGATTGTGTATCTGAAGGGGGCGCCAGCAGAGCAGGGCCAGGTGGCAAGACTCGGTCAGAGAATTGGATACCTCAGACTTACATTCTATGG ACACACATGGCAAGTGCAAGACAAGCCCATGGCCAACAACGTAGCGTATACCTCAGGCAAGCTGAGCCTGCACACCGACTATCCTGCTTTGCATCATCCTCCTGGG GTGCAGTTCCTACACTGTCTGCAGCAGGCCGAGCATGGTGGCGAGAGCGAGGTAGTGGACGGCTTCCACATGGCCGAGCTGCTCAGGAGAGAGAACCCAGAGGCTTTTAACACACTGTCATCCCTCTACATCGACTACACAGACATCGGCTCAGACTACTGCGACTTCAGCGTGCAGTCCAAGAACCGCATTATAGA tgTGGACAGTGATGGCCGTGTTGTGAGGATAAATTATAACAATGCAACCCGAGACTCTGTCCTGGATCTGCCACTCGATCAGGTGCAGCCTTTCTACTCCTCCCTGAAGAGCTTTGTGGAGCTGATGAACCAGCCAGAGAACCTGGTCACTTACAGGATGGAGCCAG GTGACCTGGTGACCTTTGATAACTGGCGTCTGCTGCACGGTCGGAGGTTTTACACATCTGGCGGCAGGACACTAAGACATTTAGAGGGAGCTTACCTGAACTGGGATGAAGTCATGTCCCGTCTGCGCATCCTCCGAAAAACTGTCAACGGAGACAGATAG
- the fibinb gene encoding fin bud initiation factor, producing the protein MMLSVKIVAAVCVVYLRLGAAYLGPLYPEMSNGTFHHYFVPDGYYEENDDPEHCQMLFRVKDETRCVLEEDNDAVIRDDFTILKRHVEDAARVLEGIGRSVALDLDGEESYGEFLRRESVQIGEAFSSSEKSLLELEVKFKQSQEQELRDEHRISDDFLAMVAHTRDTMRNTLDVALALKDKHELLSLIIRSHGTRLSRLKNEYLKV; encoded by the coding sequence ATGATGCTGTCTGTTAAAATAGTCGCGGCGGTTTGTGTGGTTTATCTGCGCCTGGGCGCTGCGTATTTAGGCCCGCTGTACCCGGAGATGTCCAATGGCACCTTCCATCACTACTTCGTGCCGGACGGCTACTACGAAGAAAACGACGACCCCGAGCATTGCCAGATGCTCTTTAGGGTGAAAGATGAAACCCGCTGCGTTCTGGAGGAAGACAACGACGCGGTGATCCGCGACGACTTCACCATCCTTAAGCGTCACGTGGAGGACGCGGCGCGCGTGCTCGAGGGCATCGGACGGAGCGTTGCGCTCGACCTGGACGGTGAGGAAAGCTACGGCGAGTTTCTCCGGCGCGAGAGCGTGCAGATCGGCGAAGCCTTCTCCAGCTCCGAAAAGTCGCTGCTCGAGCTCGAGGTGAAGTTCAAACAGAGCCAGGAGCAGGAGCTACGCGACGAACACCGCATCAGCGACGACTTCCTCGCCATGGTTGCCCACACACGCGACACGATGCGCAACACGCTGGACGTCGCGCTCGCGCTCAAGGACAAACATGAGCTGCTGTCGCTTATAATTCGCAGCCACGGCACGCGCTTGAGCCGCCTTAAAAACGAATACCTAAAGGTGTGA